In the Sulfitobacter pacificus genome, one interval contains:
- a CDS encoding ABC transporter permease → MHPIVKLIAQRIALGLMLLFAASILIFGGTMLLPGDVAQQILGQSATPESLANMRAELGLNDPPVTRYFQWLGGFLQGDLGTALTNGRDIAESLGSRLGNTLFLAFWAAVISVPLAIFLGLLAVRYKDRIPDKLISAVTLTTISIPEFMIGYVLIYWISIRLGWFSSVAIINDSMSLGQKLNAIAIPVMVLTLVVLAHMMRMTRAAILNVMQSAYIETAELKGMGMLRIIAKHAFPNAIAPIVNVVMINLAYLVVGVVVVEVVFAYPGMGQYLVDHVAKRDVPVVQACGLIFAAVYIGLNLIADIVSILANPRLRHPK, encoded by the coding sequence ATGCACCCCATTGTAAAACTGATAGCCCAGCGCATTGCGCTGGGCCTGATGCTCCTCTTCGCAGCATCCATCCTTATTTTCGGCGGCACAATGTTGCTGCCCGGCGACGTGGCCCAGCAAATCCTTGGCCAGTCTGCGACCCCCGAAAGCCTCGCCAACATGCGTGCCGAACTGGGCCTGAATGACCCGCCCGTGACGCGCTATTTCCAATGGCTCGGAGGCTTCCTGCAAGGCGATCTTGGCACCGCTTTGACCAACGGGCGCGACATCGCCGAAAGTCTGGGCTCCCGCCTTGGCAACACGCTTTTCCTGGCCTTCTGGGCGGCCGTCATCTCGGTGCCACTGGCCATCTTTCTTGGTCTGCTGGCCGTGCGTTACAAAGACCGCATTCCTGATAAACTGATCTCGGCGGTGACCCTCACCACGATTTCGATCCCCGAATTCATGATTGGCTACGTGCTGATCTACTGGATCTCGATCCGCCTTGGCTGGTTCTCTTCCGTCGCCATCATCAATGACAGCATGTCACTGGGCCAGAAGCTGAACGCCATCGCCATCCCTGTCATGGTGCTGACCCTTGTGGTGCTGGCCCATATGATGCGCATGACCCGTGCGGCGATCCTGAACGTCATGCAATCGGCCTATATCGAAACGGCTGAACTCAAAGGCATGGGCATGCTGCGTATCATTGCCAAACACGCCTTCCCCAATGCCATCGCCCCCATCGTCAATGTGGTGATGATCAACCTCGCCTATCTGGTGGTTGGTGTGGTTGTCGTCGAAGTGGTCTTTGCCTACCCCGGCATGGGGCAATACCTTGTGGACCATGTCGCCAAACGCGATGTGCCTGTGGTACAGGCCTGCGGTTTGATCTTTGCTGCAGTCTATATCGGGCTGAACCTGATTGCCGACATCGTTTCCATTCTGGCAAACCCAAGGTTGAGGCATCCAAAATGA
- a CDS encoding ABC transporter permease, with product MKNIPLSALIGLFFTGLFFLMALFAPLIAPYGMAEVVGDVWEPSSSEFLLGTDNIGRDLLTRLIYGGRTTIFIATMATILSFTLGSVLGFFAAVSGGWVDQVISRFIDLIMSIPSLIFALVVLSVMPTTTFILILLMGLLDSTRVYRLARAVAVDITVMDYVEAARLRGEKIGWIIFRETLPNALSPLVAEMGLRFIFAVLFISTLSFLGLGVQPPLADWGGIVKENKEGINYGIQAALYPAYAIAILCISINLVADWILNRTTSLKGGRG from the coding sequence ATGAAGAACATTCCCCTCTCCGCACTGATTGGCCTGTTCTTCACCGGCCTGTTCTTCCTGATGGCTCTCTTCGCCCCCCTCATCGCCCCCTATGGCATGGCCGAAGTGGTCGGCGATGTCTGGGAGCCGTCCTCAAGCGAGTTCCTGCTGGGCACCGACAACATCGGACGTGATCTGCTGACCCGCCTGATCTATGGCGGGCGCACCACGATCTTTATCGCCACCATGGCGACCATCCTCAGCTTCACACTCGGCTCTGTGCTTGGTTTCTTCGCGGCTGTCTCGGGGGGCTGGGTGGATCAGGTCATTAGCCGCTTCATCGACCTGATCATGTCGATCCCCTCGCTGATCTTTGCGCTGGTGGTTCTGTCGGTCATGCCGACCACGACTTTCATCCTGATCCTGCTGATGGGGCTGCTGGACAGCACCCGCGTCTACCGGCTGGCCCGCGCGGTCGCGGTCGACATCACCGTCATGGACTACGTCGAAGCCGCCCGCCTGCGGGGCGAGAAAATCGGCTGGATCATCTTTCGCGAAACCCTGCCAAACGCACTGTCGCCGCTGGTCGCCGAAATGGGCCTGCGCTTCATCTTTGCGGTGCTTTTCATCTCGACCCTGTCTTTCCTCGGCCTTGGCGTACAGCCGCCGCTGGCGGATTGGGGCGGCATCGTGAAAGAGAACAAGGAAGGCATCAACTATGGCATTCAGGCCGCACTCTATCCCGCCTATGCCATCGCCATCCTCTGCATCTCGATCAACCTTGTGGCGGACTGGATCCTGAACCGCACCACCTCGCTTAAGGGAGGGCGCGGCTAA
- a CDS encoding ABC transporter ATP-binding protein: protein MSDPSSNQPLLKVRGLKIGATVYPPGERPRPIEIVHGVDFDLEGGKVLGLIGESGAGKSTIGLAAMAYGRGGVEITGGEVHVNGRDILKSGIRDVRRLRGGEVTYVSQSAAASFNPAKKIMEQVTEAAIFQKKFTKAEAEARAVTLFEKLGLPDPENIGERYPHQVSGGQLQRCMTALALCPEPDLVVFDEPTTALDVTTQIDVLAAIKEAIRDTGVAALYITHDLAVVAQVSDHIMVLQQGAMVEYGTTDQIINNPQEEYTQALVSVRSITHEEKTPTDNPLLRVENITARYRGTDFDVLKDVNVDLHPGQTLAIVGESGSGKSTLARVITGLLPPSQGSITFDGRTLSPDLPTRNLEDLRELQMIYQMADTAMNPRQTVGTIIGRPLEFYFGLRGKAKQTRIQELLDEIELGEGFQDRYPAELSGGQKQRVCIARALAAKPKLIICDEVTSALDPLVADGILKLLLKLQKIEDVSYLFITHDLATVKAISDSIAVMFQGKVVRYGPKSQVLSPPFDDYTDLLLSSVPEMKLGWLEEVLAHRKMESAGN from the coding sequence ATGTCAGACCCATCATCCAACCAACCCCTCCTCAAGGTGCGTGGCCTTAAAATCGGGGCCACCGTCTATCCCCCCGGCGAACGCCCCCGCCCGATTGAAATCGTGCATGGTGTCGACTTCGACCTCGAAGGCGGCAAGGTTCTTGGCCTGATCGGGGAATCCGGTGCGGGTAAATCCACCATCGGGCTGGCTGCCATGGCCTATGGGCGTGGTGGTGTGGAAATCACCGGCGGCGAGGTCCACGTCAATGGCCGCGACATCCTGAAATCAGGCATCCGCGATGTGCGCCGCCTGCGCGGTGGGGAAGTCACCTATGTCAGCCAATCCGCCGCCGCCTCCTTCAACCCTGCCAAAAAGATCATGGAGCAGGTGACCGAAGCGGCAATCTTCCAAAAGAAATTCACCAAGGCAGAGGCAGAGGCCCGCGCAGTCACCCTGTTTGAAAAACTGGGTCTGCCCGATCCCGAAAACATCGGCGAACGCTACCCGCATCAGGTGTCCGGCGGGCAGCTGCAACGCTGCATGACCGCACTGGCGCTCTGTCCCGAACCCGATCTGGTGGTCTTTGACGAACCCACCACAGCGCTGGACGTGACCACACAAATCGACGTGCTGGCCGCGATCAAGGAAGCGATCCGCGACACCGGTGTGGCCGCGCTTTACATCACCCATGACTTGGCCGTTGTGGCGCAGGTGTCTGATCACATCATGGTCCTGCAACAGGGCGCGATGGTTGAATATGGCACCACCGACCAGATCATCAACAACCCGCAAGAGGAATACACACAGGCGCTGGTCTCTGTGCGGTCGATCACCCATGAGGAAAAGACGCCAACCGACAATCCGCTGCTGCGCGTTGAGAACATCACCGCCCGCTATCGCGGTACGGACTTTGACGTGCTCAAGGATGTGAATGTCGATCTGCACCCCGGCCAGACACTGGCCATCGTCGGCGAGTCCGGCTCGGGTAAATCCACCCTCGCCCGCGTCATCACCGGGCTTCTGCCCCCTTCACAGGGCAGCATCACCTTTGATGGGCGCACCCTGTCACCGGACCTGCCCACCCGCAACCTTGAAGACCTGCGCGAGTTGCAGATGATCTATCAGATGGCCGATACCGCCATGAACCCGCGCCAGACCGTGGGCACTATCATCGGCCGCCCGCTGGAATTCTATTTCGGCCTCAGGGGCAAGGCCAAACAGACCCGCATTCAGGAACTGCTGGATGAAATCGAACTGGGCGAAGGGTTTCAGGACCGCTATCCTGCGGAACTCTCCGGCGGGCAGAAACAACGTGTCTGCATCGCCCGTGCGCTGGCTGCCAAACCCAAGCTGATCATCTGTGACGAGGTCACCTCGGCGCTTGATCCACTGGTCGCGGATGGCATCCTGAAACTGCTGCTCAAACTGCAAAAGATCGAAGATGTCTCATATCTGTTCATCACCCACGATCTGGCCACGGTCAAAGCCATCTCTGACAGCATCGCGGTGATGTTTCAGGGCAAGGTGGTGCGCTATGGTCCCAAGTCACAGGTACTGTCGCCCCCCTTTGACGACTATACTGACCTGTTGCTGTCATCTGTCCCCGAGATGAAACTCGGCTGGCTGGAAGAGGTGCTTGCGCATCGCAAAATGGAAAGCGCTGGCAACTGA
- a CDS encoding alkaline phosphatase family protein has protein sequence MDKKLLLIILDGVPYRNFRRLFGNLEGWVDSGDARVWKHRAALPSTSASCYATIHTGVTPQEHGCTGNGNVFRLKHKDVFAQTRAAGGVTGAVAHSFWSEFFNRHPFDYVRDIEYDEPDSDTINHGRFHTMTGYGLINQMTPSDVDLFATLTNLCLRHGLNYGMLHTCTLDSMGHRFFHESQEMDHACHVMDEMLAPFIPQWLAAGYEIIVTADHGQDERGHHGGRGALQQETALYYFGPAEGPPADTVIDQVQLAPTILHRLGAQAANTMKGKSFLS, from the coding sequence ATGGATAAGAAACTACTGCTGATCATCCTTGATGGCGTGCCCTACCGCAATTTCCGCCGCCTGTTCGGCAACCTCGAAGGCTGGGTCGACAGTGGCGATGCCCGTGTCTGGAAACACCGCGCCGCCCTGCCCTCCACCTCGGCCTCCTGCTACGCCACCATTCACACCGGCGTCACCCCGCAGGAACACGGCTGCACCGGCAACGGCAATGTCTTCCGCCTGAAACACAAGGATGTTTTTGCACAGACCCGCGCCGCCGGCGGCGTGACAGGGGCCGTTGCCCATTCCTTCTGGTCCGAATTTTTCAACCGCCATCCCTTTGACTACGTTAGGGATATCGAATATGATGAACCCGACAGCGATACTATCAACCATGGCCGTTTCCATACCATGACCGGTTACGGGCTGATCAATCAGATGACCCCCTCAGACGTTGATCTCTTTGCCACCCTGACCAACCTCTGCCTGCGCCACGGGCTGAACTACGGCATGTTGCACACCTGTACTCTGGACAGCATGGGCCACCGGTTCTTCCACGAAAGTCAGGAGATGGACCACGCCTGTCACGTCATGGACGAGATGCTGGCCCCCTTCATCCCGCAGTGGCTGGCGGCCGGGTACGAGATCATTGTCACCGCCGATCACGGGCAGGACGAACGCGGCCATCACGGCGGGCGCGGGGCGCTGCAGCAGGAAACCGCCCTGTATTACTTCGGCCCCGCCGAAGGCCCGCCTGCGGATACCGTAATTGACCAAGTGCAACTGGCCCCGACGATCCTGCACCGGCTTGGGGCACAAGCCGCTAACACCATGAAAGGCAAGAGTTTTCTAAGCTAA
- a CDS encoding alpha/beta hydrolase, producing MSGPDYTALIDAETWAYIARLDATYPPDAVQMSIAEQRAAYDDMCRVFRVPRPVGVTVVDLPFGGVPCRHYTSGSSDITVIYYHGGGFVVGGLESHDDICAELCDRTGFDVISVDYALAPEAVFPRCFNDAWAAFEAIAQERSGDILLCGDSAGGNLAAAVAHHARGRVDGRIIGQVLIYPGLGGDQSKGSYVTHANAPQLTMADLEFYKTVRTGGADLPENDPRLAPLHDNDFRGLPPTVVVSAECDPLASDGETYRDAVLGAGGKAVWFNEPGMVHACLRARNMSARAAVFFDRVVEGVAALGRRDWPY from the coding sequence TTGAGCGGGCCCGACTATACCGCCCTGATAGACGCGGAGACCTGGGCTTATATTGCCCGGTTGGACGCAACCTATCCGCCGGATGCGGTGCAGATGAGTATTGCCGAACAACGCGCGGCATATGACGACATGTGCCGCGTCTTCCGTGTGCCACGCCCGGTTGGGGTGACGGTGGTGGATCTTCCCTTTGGCGGGGTTCCCTGCCGACACTACACATCGGGCAGCAGCGATATCACGGTGATCTATTATCACGGTGGTGGGTTTGTTGTGGGCGGGTTGGAGAGCCATGATGACATCTGTGCAGAGCTATGTGATCGCACCGGTTTTGATGTGATATCAGTGGATTACGCCCTTGCCCCGGAAGCGGTGTTTCCCCGTTGTTTCAATGATGCATGGGCGGCTTTTGAGGCCATCGCACAAGAGCGTAGTGGCGACATCCTGCTGTGCGGGGACAGCGCGGGGGGCAACCTGGCGGCAGCGGTGGCGCATCATGCGCGCGGGCGTGTGGACGGACGGATCATCGGGCAGGTGTTGATCTATCCCGGCCTTGGTGGTGACCAAAGCAAGGGGTCTTATGTCACTCACGCCAATGCGCCGCAGCTGACCATGGCAGATCTGGAATTTTACAAGACAGTGCGCACCGGCGGGGCGGATCTGCCAGAAAACGATCCGAGGCTGGCACCGCTACATGACAATGATTTCAGGGGGTTACCTCCCACAGTTGTCGTCAGCGCCGAATGTGATCCATTGGCCAGTGATGGGGAAACCTATCGCGATGCGGTGCTTGGCGCAGGGGGCAAAGCGGTGTGGTTTAATGAGCCGGGCATGGTGCATGCCTGCCTGCGCGCCCGCAATATGAGTGCGCGGGCGGCCGTGTTTTTTGACCGGGTGGTCGAGGGTGTCGCGGCCCTTGGGCGGCGCGACTGGCCCTATTGA
- a CDS encoding acyl-CoA synthetase, whose product MPYAGMKDRNAIVDEMPWADRDVPVTLYGQLSETTQKFPNHKAISYQILSGPKDKAETFTWTQLHAKVSQTANMLRGMGIGPKDVVAYVLPNCNEAVLTLLGGAVAGIAQPINPLLDPEQIGSILRETGASIVVTLRPFPKTDVAEKTAEAVKLAPGVHTVLEVDLLRYLTPPKSWIVPLIRPKGRVENQAKYLNFNAEMNKQPTSLSFEDIQEDRVAFYFHTGGTTGMPKVAQHLYSGAIYNGWVGAKTLLSADDVMLCPLPLFHVMACQVMLMGAVASGAHVVFPTPQGYRGEGVFANIWKLVERYKVTFVVSVPTALAATMQVPIDADISSVKTAFSGSAPLPLELFRRFEKTTGMTIVEGYGMTEATCLVSGNPVDGQKKIGSIGIPFPYTDIKIVKGSAEGDIEARMDEVGEICVSNPGVYVGNTYTEAEKNKDLYYDGTYLRTGDLGRVDADGYLWITGRSKDLIIRGGHNIDPAEIEEALLGHDAVAFAGAIGQPDVHSGELPCAFVELVEGATVTPEELIAYCKEHVKERAAQPKHIKIMDELPKTAVGKIFKPDLRKDAITRVYDRALEAAGSAARVDHVVDDKKRGLVAMLAMNGASDADVESALGGFTRPWDPV is encoded by the coding sequence ATGCCATACGCCGGGATGAAAGACCGCAATGCGATTGTCGATGAAATGCCATGGGCAGATCGTGACGTGCCCGTGACACTTTACGGACAACTCAGCGAAACCACACAAAAGTTTCCCAACCACAAAGCGATTTCCTATCAGATCCTGTCGGGTCCAAAGGACAAGGCCGAAACGTTCACATGGACGCAGCTGCATGCCAAAGTGTCCCAGACCGCGAATATGCTGCGCGGCATGGGCATCGGCCCAAAGGATGTGGTTGCCTATGTCCTGCCCAATTGTAACGAGGCGGTGCTGACCCTGTTGGGCGGGGCGGTTGCCGGGATTGCGCAGCCCATCAACCCGCTGCTTGATCCTGAACAGATCGGTTCAATCCTGCGCGAAACCGGGGCCTCTATCGTGGTGACCCTGCGGCCGTTCCCGAAGACCGATGTGGCCGAGAAAACCGCAGAGGCGGTCAAGCTGGCCCCCGGCGTACATACGGTGCTTGAGGTTGATCTGCTGCGCTACCTGACCCCGCCGAAATCGTGGATTGTGCCGTTGATCCGTCCTAAAGGCAGGGTTGAAAATCAGGCGAAGTATCTGAACTTTAACGCTGAAATGAACAAGCAACCGACCAGTCTGTCGTTTGAGGATATTCAGGAAGACCGGGTTGCCTTTTATTTCCACACCGGTGGCACAACCGGCATGCCCAAGGTGGCGCAGCACCTTTATTCTGGTGCGATCTACAATGGCTGGGTCGGGGCCAAAACCTTGCTCAGCGCGGATGACGTGATGCTTTGTCCACTGCCGCTGTTTCACGTCATGGCCTGTCAGGTGATGCTGATGGGGGCCGTGGCATCCGGCGCGCATGTGGTCTTTCCGACGCCGCAGGGCTATCGCGGGGAAGGGGTGTTCGCCAATATCTGGAAGCTGGTGGAGCGCTATAAGGTGACCTTTGTGGTGTCGGTGCCCACGGCGCTGGCGGCAACCATGCAGGTGCCGATTGATGCGGATATTTCCAGCGTAAAGACCGCCTTTTCCGGTTCGGCCCCCTTACCGCTGGAGCTGTTTCGCCGGTTTGAAAAGACCACGGGCATGACCATTGTCGAAGGCTACGGCATGACCGAAGCCACCTGTCTGGTGTCTGGTAACCCGGTGGATGGTCAAAAGAAAATCGGCTCAATCGGCATTCCGTTTCCCTATACGGACATCAAGATCGTCAAAGGCAGTGCAGAGGGCGACATCGAAGCCCGGATGGATGAGGTGGGCGAAATTTGTGTTTCGAATCCGGGCGTTTACGTTGGTAACACCTATACAGAGGCAGAGAAAAACAAGGATCTGTATTACGATGGCACCTATCTGCGCACTGGTGATTTGGGGCGTGTGGATGCGGATGGCTATCTGTGGATCACTGGCCGTTCGAAAGACCTGATCATCCGGGGGGGGCATAATATTGACCCTGCCGAAATCGAAGAGGCGCTGCTGGGTCATGACGCGGTGGCCTTTGCCGGGGCGATTGGGCAGCCGGATGTGCATTCGGGCGAATTGCCCTGCGCCTTTGTCGAACTGGTCGAGGGGGCGACGGTGACGCCGGAGGAATTGATCGCCTATTGCAAAGAGCATGTGAAAGAGCGCGCGGCACAGCCCAAGCACATCAAGATCATGGATGAGCTGCCCAAGACTGCGGTGGGTAAAATCTTTAAACCCGACCTGCGAAAGGACGCGATTACAAGGGTTTATGACCGGGCCCTTGAAGCTGCTGGCAGCGCTGCGCGGGTGGATCACGTGGTTGATGACAAGAAGCGTGGTCTGGTGGCCATGCTCGCGATGAACGGCGCCTCTGATGCGGATGTAGAGAGCGCTCTGGGCGGCTTTACCCGTCCGTGGGATCCGGTTTGA
- the lysM gene encoding peptidoglycan-binding protein LysM, with product MGLWSFVKGAGKKVFGGDDDAEVSGAALQDELKDLGLDAEGLDITVEGDQVKVSGTAVSQEMKEKVILAVGNVEGVSAVDDQISGGEGEPTFHTVEKGDTLSAIAQKTLGKASRYPEIFEANKPMLSHPDKIYPGQVLRIPTA from the coding sequence ATGGGTTTGTGGAGTTTTGTTAAAGGTGCCGGCAAGAAAGTCTTTGGTGGCGATGATGATGCGGAAGTTTCCGGCGCGGCGCTGCAGGACGAGCTGAAAGACCTTGGTCTGGACGCGGAAGGTCTGGACATCACTGTAGAGGGTGATCAGGTCAAGGTCAGCGGCACAGCTGTCAGTCAGGAAATGAAGGAAAAGGTCATTCTGGCCGTGGGCAACGTTGAAGGTGTGTCCGCTGTGGATGACCAGATCAGCGGCGGCGAAGGCGAGCCGACATTCCACACTGTCGAAAAGGGTGACACCCTGTCGGCGATTGCGCAAAAAACTCTGGGCAAGGCGTCTCGTTACCCCGAGATTTTCGAGGCCAACAAGCCGATGCTGAGCCACCCGGACAAGATTTACCCCGGTCAGGTTCTGCGCATTCCAACGGCCTAG
- a CDS encoding ABC transporter transmembrane domain-containing protein yields the protein MAVAPSPVPNSNKEREKSRRFGSLRALLPFLMPYRWLMLAAGVALVTTAMVSLAMPLAVRRVVDNFDTADVQLLDQYFMAALAVAALLALGTALRFALVTRLGERVVADIRMAVFDRVIGMSPAFYERILTGEVLSRITTDTTLIQSVIGSSISIALRNFLIFIGGLVLMLLTSAKLAGLVLLIVPAVVVPILTLGRRMRKLSRETQDWIAASSGNASESLTAVQTVQAFTHENASRAQFSSITEASFDKAKERIKIRAFMTVIVIFLVFSGVVGVLWIGARDVRGGDMTAGSLVQFVIYAVMVSGAVAALSEIWSELQRAAGATERLIELLQTDDTVLDPEAGQRLPRPVRGEIAFEAVEFTYPARPDTIALEGVTLDIKPGETVAFVGPSGAGKTTIIQLLLRFYDPQSGRITLDGVDLRDLTRSDFRAAVALVPQDPVIFAASAAENIRFGRPDATDAEVEGAAKAAAAHEFIAGLPDGYDSYLGERGVMLSGGQKQRIAIARAILRDAPVLLLDEATSALDAESERAVQEAVNLLSQNRTTLIVAHRLATVKKADRIVVLDKGQVVATGTHDELVAKGGLYSRLAKLQFTDGMPTP from the coding sequence ATGGCAGTTGCGCCGTCCCCCGTGCCCAATAGCAATAAAGAGCGTGAAAAGTCGCGCCGTTTCGGTTCATTGCGGGCCTTGTTGCCGTTTCTGATGCCCTATCGATGGTTGATGCTGGCCGCTGGCGTTGCATTGGTGACAACGGCCATGGTGTCGCTGGCGATGCCGCTGGCGGTGCGCCGTGTGGTGGATAATTTCGACACTGCGGATGTGCAGCTGCTGGATCAGTATTTCATGGCCGCCCTTGCGGTTGCTGCGCTTTTAGCACTGGGCACGGCCTTGCGTTTCGCGCTGGTGACGCGGCTGGGTGAACGGGTTGTCGCGGATATTCGTATGGCGGTGTTTGACCGTGTCATCGGGATGAGCCCAGCCTTCTACGAACGCATCCTGACCGGCGAGGTGTTAAGCCGGATCACCACGGATACCACATTGATCCAATCGGTGATCGGCTCCTCCATCTCGATTGCCCTGCGCAACTTCCTGATTTTTATCGGGGGGCTGGTACTGATGTTGCTGACTTCGGCCAAGCTGGCGGGGCTGGTGTTGTTGATCGTGCCCGCGGTGGTTGTTCCGATTCTGACACTGGGACGGCGGATGCGCAAGCTAAGCCGGGAAACCCAGGACTGGATTGCGGCCTCCTCTGGCAATGCCTCTGAAAGCCTGACCGCGGTGCAGACGGTGCAAGCATTTACCCATGAGAACGCCAGCCGCGCGCAGTTCTCCAGCATCACAGAAGCCTCTTTTGACAAGGCCAAGGAACGTATCAAGATCCGCGCCTTCATGACGGTTATCGTGATCTTTCTGGTGTTTTCCGGTGTGGTTGGCGTGTTGTGGATCGGGGCGCGCGACGTGCGCGGCGGCGATATGACCGCCGGTTCACTGGTGCAGTTTGTGATCTATGCAGTGATGGTTTCGGGCGCGGTTGCGGCCCTGTCTGAAATCTGGAGCGAGCTGCAACGCGCTGCCGGGGCCACTGAACGATTGATCGAACTGTTACAGACCGATGATACCGTGCTGGACCCCGAAGCCGGCCAAAGGTTGCCCCGGCCGGTGCGCGGCGAAATTGCCTTTGAGGCGGTGGAATTCACCTATCCGGCGCGGCCGGATACGATTGCCTTGGAGGGGGTCACCCTTGATATCAAGCCGGGAGAAACCGTTGCTTTTGTTGGCCCGTCAGGTGCCGGTAAAACCACGATTATTCAGTTGCTTCTGCGGTTTTATGACCCTCAATCGGGGCGGATCACATTGGATGGTGTCGATCTGCGGGATCTTACACGGTCGGATTTTCGCGCCGCTGTTGCACTGGTCCCGCAAGATCCGGTTATCTTTGCCGCCAGCGCGGCGGAGAACATCCGTTTTGGTCGTCCCGACGCCACCGATGCGGAGGTAGAGGGCGCTGCAAAAGCGGCGGCTGCACATGAGTTCATCGCGGGGCTGCCGGATGGCTATGACAGTTATCTGGGCGAGCGCGGTGTAATGCTGTCGGGCGGGCAGAAACAGCGTATCGCGATTGCCCGCGCCATTCTGCGGGATGCGCCGGTGCTGCTGCTGGATGAAGCCACCAGCGCGCTGGACGCTGAAAGCGAACGCGCGGTGCAAGAGGCGGTGAACCTTCTGAGCCAGAATCGCACCACCCTGATTGTCGCGCACCGTCTGGCGACCGTGAAGAAGGCGGACCGGATTGTCGTGCTGGACAAGGGGCAGGTGGTGGCGACGGGTACCCATGATGAGCTGGTGGCCAAAGGCGGGCTTTACTCACGCTTGGCCAAGCTGCAATTCACCGATGGCATGCCAACCCCGTAA
- a CDS encoding AI-2E family transporter translates to MFGLSLIFDIAGEPNPRRLVKNGHAASGALVSIGVTVLDDLRKIKNLLTLVVIIMGFAAVYVARDMFFPIMIGLLVALTFSPVVRSCARVGIPTSVAAVAIIFGAGMALSLGFYLLSGPVSEIVADVPAMGAELREKLRGVLASIEDVKDASEKVEELASGSDGAAVVTVKQPGLLAFAAGSIANFMGLTALGLIFALFILASGDLFYDKLVDAFRTSSDKRRAKNTARDIERQISRYFLTITIINAGLGLCVGLAMYLIGLPNPMLWGGLAFALNFLPFVGSLFGAVLVAAFGVLSFDTLGMGLLPAVVYALLTSIEAQFVTPTILGKRLNMNTVSVFLTVIIWSWLWSVPGALMAVPFLVMLKVICDNVPSMAVLGNFLGAKAVPENNA, encoded by the coding sequence GTGTTTGGTCTGTCTTTAATATTTGACATAGCAGGGGAACCAAATCCGCGCCGGTTGGTTAAGAATGGGCATGCAGCGTCCGGTGCGCTTGTATCTATTGGGGTGACGGTCTTGGACGATCTACGAAAAATCAAAAATCTGCTCACTCTTGTTGTGATTATTATGGGTTTTGCCGCGGTTTATGTGGCCAGGGATATGTTTTTCCCGATCATGATTGGTTTGCTGGTCGCGCTGACGTTCAGCCCGGTGGTGCGCAGCTGTGCTCGGGTCGGCATTCCCACGTCTGTGGCGGCTGTTGCGATCATATTTGGCGCGGGTATGGCCTTGAGTTTGGGTTTTTACCTGCTAAGTGGCCCGGTTTCCGAGATCGTGGCGGATGTGCCCGCCATGGGGGCAGAGTTGCGTGAAAAGCTTCGGGGGGTGCTGGCTTCGATCGAAGATGTCAAAGACGCGAGCGAGAAGGTCGAAGAACTTGCCAGTGGCAGCGACGGCGCGGCTGTGGTGACGGTCAAACAACCCGGTTTGCTGGCTTTCGCCGCAGGTAGTATTGCGAATTTTATGGGGCTCACCGCCCTTGGTTTGATCTTTGCCCTGTTTATTCTGGCCTCGGGAGACCTGTTTTATGACAAGTTGGTTGATGCCTTTCGGACGTCTTCCGACAAGCGCCGGGCAAAAAACACAGCCCGCGATATTGAGCGGCAGATTTCACGCTATTTCCTGACCATCACAATAATCAACGCAGGTCTTGGCCTATGTGTCGGATTGGCGATGTATCTTATTGGACTGCCCAATCCTATGCTCTGGGGCGGGCTGGCTTTTGCGCTGAATTTCCTGCCGTTTGTCGGCAGCCTGTTTGGTGCCGTGCTGGTTGCTGCCTTTGGTGTGCTTAGTTTCGATACGCTTGGGATGGGGCTGCTGCCGGCAGTGGTTTATGCGCTTTTGACATCAATCGAGGCGCAGTTCGTTACCCCGACGATCCTTGGCAAGCGGTTGAATATGAACACGGTTTCGGTTTTCCTGACGGTGATCATCTGGAGCTGGCTATGGAGTGTTCCGGGCGCGCTGATGGCGGTGCCGTTTCTGGTGATGCTGAAAGTCATCTGTGACAATGTGCCCAGCATGGCGGTGCTTGGCAATTTTCTGGGTGCCAAAGCCGTACCCGAAAACAACGCCTAG